In the genome of Falsirhodobacter halotolerans, the window CCTCTGCAATATCGGCAATGTCATAGACGGGGCCGACCGTGGCCCCTGCCGCGCGCATTCCGGCCAGCGCCTCGTCGCGCGGACGGGCCAGAAACCACTGCGCCACCGCCGTGTCCACGATGTCGCGATGGGCGACGCGGGCCATGTTGGTGGCGAAACGCGGATCGTCCTTCATGTCGGGGCGGCCGATGACGTCGAAGATGCGCATGGCGACGGTCTGGGTCGATCCCGAAAGCGCCGCGAACTTGCCGTCGCTGCAGCGATAGACGTTGCGGGGCGACACGGTGTTCGACGCCGAACCCGACCGTTCCTTGACCCGCCCCGTGGTCTTGTAGATCGCGGCCTCCGGGCCGAGGACGGCGAAGATCGGTTCCAGCAGCGACAGGTCGATCACCTGCCCCGACGCATCGCCACGTTCGCGGGCGAACAGGGCCATCATCGCGGCATTGGCCCCGGTGAACCCCGCGATCATGTCGGCCAGCGCCAAAGGCGGCAGAACCGGTTCCCGGTCGGGGAACCCGGTCCGCGCGGCAAACCCGCTCATCGCCTCGACCAAGGTGCCAAAGCCGGGCAGTCTCGCGTAGGGGCCGGTCTGGCCAAATCCCGAGATGCGCACCGTGATCAGCCGCGGATTGATCGTGGCCAGAATGTCGGGGCCAAGGCCCATCTCCTCCAGCGTGCCGGGGCGGAAGTTCTCGATGAAGATGTCGGCGGTTTCAAGCAGCCGGCGCAGCACCGCCATGGCCGACGCCTCGCGCAAGTTCAGCGCGATGGAGCGTTTGTTGCGGCCATAGGTCTTCCAGTGCAGCGACTGCCCGCCATCGCGCCAGTCGCGCAGCGGATCGCCCTGCGGGGGTTCGACCTTGATCACGTCGGCGCCGAAATCGGCCAGTTGCAAGGACAGCATGTTGCCCGCGACAAGGCGCGACAGGTCGATCACGCGCACCCCATGCAGGGGGCCGCGTTGCGTTTCGTCGAAACGGATCATCTCAGCTTCCCCCGAACTTCTCGGCGAACACGGTGCAATGGTCGGCGGGAATGTGGACGATGACGGTGGGGTCGTTGATTTCCCATGTGGTCTGGATGCGGAATTCCAGCGCGCCGGAGCGGACGACATATTGCCAGACCGACCCGAGATAGACCTTCTGTTCCACGCGGGCGCGCAGGCAGTTCGCGCCCATGTCCGACACGACCTCGATGCGTTCGGGGCGAATGGCGACGACAAGCGATCCGTCCTGACCCGCCCGCCCCGGCGCGGTGGTGATCTCGGTCCCGTCGGCAAGCCGAACGCGCGCGCGGTCCGCCCCCGCCTCGATCATCGTGGCATCAAGGAAGTTGGACGACCCGATGAAATCGGCCACGAAACTGTCGGCGGGCCGTTCATAGATGTCGCGGGGGGAGCCGAGCTGGCGCATACGTCCCATGCTCATCACGGCGATCCGGTCCGACACGGCCAACGCCTCGGCCTGATCGTGGGTCACATAGATGGTGGTGACGTTCAGACGTTCCTGCAATTCGCGCAGCCAGACGCGGGCGCGTTCGCGCAGTTTCGCGTCCAGGTTCGACAACGGTTCGTCCAGCAGCAAAAGCGGCGGGCGATAGACCAGCGCGCGGGCCAGCGCCACGCGCTGCTGCTGCCCGCCCGACAGTTCGAACGGGAAACGGTCGGCATAGGGCAGCATCTCTACCAGGCCCAACGCTTCCTTGATGCGCGCGTCGCGTTCGGATTTTCCCATCTTTCGAAGGATCAACGGAAAGGCGAGGTTGTCGGCCACCGACTTGTGCGGCCACAGGGCATAGCTTTGGAACACAAGACCGATGTTGCGCCGTTCGGGCGGCACCGTGTTCTTAGGATTGCCGTCGAACAGCACCTTGTCGCCCAC includes:
- a CDS encoding CaiB/BaiF CoA transferase family protein, translated to MIRFDETQRGPLHGVRVIDLSRLVAGNMLSLQLADFGADVIKVEPPQGDPLRDWRDGGQSLHWKTYGRNKRSIALNLREASAMAVLRRLLETADIFIENFRPGTLEEMGLGPDILATINPRLITVRISGFGQTGPYARLPGFGTLVEAMSGFAARTGFPDREPVLPPLALADMIAGFTGANAAMMALFARERGDASGQVIDLSLLEPIFAVLGPEAAIYKTTGRVKERSGSASNTVSPRNVYRCSDGKFAALSGSTQTVAMRIFDVIGRPDMKDDPRFATNMARVAHRDIVDTAVAQWFLARPRDEALAGMRAAGATVGPVYDIADIAEDPHFAEREIIVDVEDADNGHLPQHNIFPRLSHTAGGFRRPAPDIGEHTDQILAELGMTP
- a CDS encoding ABC transporter ATP-binding protein: MADLVLENLTIKYGAVTAVEDLNIHVASGEFLTLLGPSGCGKSTSLFAVAGLNHATSGTIRVGDKVLFDGNPKNTVPPERRNIGLVFQSYALWPHKSVADNLAFPLILRKMGKSERDARIKEALGLVEMLPYADRFPFELSGGQQQRVALARALVYRPPLLLLDEPLSNLDAKLRERARVWLRELQERLNVTTIYVTHDQAEALAVSDRIAVMSMGRMRQLGSPRDIYERPADSFVADFIGSSNFLDATMIEAGADRARVRLADGTEITTAPGRAGQDGSLVVAIRPERIEVVSDMGANCLRARVEQKVYLGSVWQYVVRSGALEFRIQTTWEINDPTVIVHIPADHCTVFAEKFGGS